Proteins from a single region of Flaviflexus salsibiostraticola:
- a CDS encoding MFS transporter produces the protein MPLGFVGRLPTSMIIIGVLTLVTHYHGIAEASISSAVLAIATGIGQPLIGQWTDRSGQRLPFLLLGPANAVLLTGLVIVNAADAPFWAVLVMCALVGVTTVPVGALMRVRWYSVARTPKALTTAMSYETVADEMNFVLGPAIVGILASAIAPEAPLIVSAVIAATCVTALGLHRSVPTLAQGESRKKAPTLARTFILVWAAVISMMFLGSYFGSMQTSTTAAAVSFGSASYAGLIYSAMGVGAAITALGAVAIPERISQGTRIFVSGVALALLIPLAPFAQTPWQLAGLLFVFGLAIGPASVAMFTLASRLAPKGGDGVAMTLLGATNVGGVAIGAASAGQLLKLDLAYGFWVASASGAVMGLIGLMAALRYRGR, from the coding sequence ATGCCACTTGGCTTCGTCGGCAGGCTTCCAACGTCGATGATCATCATCGGTGTGCTCACGCTTGTCACGCATTACCACGGCATCGCAGAGGCCTCGATCAGCTCGGCAGTCCTCGCGATTGCAACGGGCATCGGCCAGCCCCTCATCGGACAGTGGACAGACAGATCAGGACAGCGACTGCCCTTCCTCCTGCTCGGGCCTGCCAATGCCGTTCTGCTCACGGGCCTCGTCATCGTCAATGCGGCAGACGCGCCCTTCTGGGCCGTTCTCGTCATGTGCGCGCTCGTCGGCGTGACGACCGTGCCGGTGGGTGCGCTCATGAGGGTGCGGTGGTATTCGGTCGCACGCACGCCGAAGGCGCTGACGACAGCGATGTCGTACGAGACCGTGGCGGACGAGATGAACTTCGTCCTCGGCCCGGCGATCGTCGGCATCCTCGCCTCCGCCATTGCGCCCGAGGCGCCTCTCATCGTCTCCGCTGTCATTGCCGCGACCTGCGTCACCGCACTCGGCCTGCACAGGTCGGTGCCCACCCTCGCCCAGGGCGAGAGCCGCAAAAAGGCTCCGACCCTCGCCCGCACTTTCATCCTCGTTTGGGCCGCAGTCATCTCCATGATGTTCCTCGGCTCGTACTTCGGCTCGATGCAGACGTCGACGACGGCTGCTGCCGTGAGCTTCGGGTCGGCCAGCTACGCGGGTCTCATCTACTCGGCGATGGGAGTCGGCGCAGCGATCACCGCCCTCGGGGCGGTGGCCATCCCCGAGCGCATCTCCCAGGGCACTCGGATCTTCGTCTCCGGAGTCGCACTTGCCCTCCTCATCCCCCTCGCGCCCTTCGCTCAGACGCCGTGGCAGCTCGCCGGACTTCTCTTCGTCTTCGGCCTGGCGATTGGGCCGGCCTCTGTGGCGATGTTCACCCTGGCGTCCCGCCTGGCTCCGAAGGGCGGTGACGGGGTGGCGATGACGCTTCTGGGTGCGACCAATGTGGGCGGTGTCGCGATCGGCGCGGCCTCGGCGGGCCAGCTCCTCAAGCTCGATCTCGCCTACGGATTTTGGGTGGCCTCCGCCTCGGGTGCGGTCATGGGTCTCATAGGACTCATGGCGGCCCTGCGCTATCGGGGACGGTAG